A single genomic interval of Chryseobacterium paludis harbors:
- a CDS encoding M16 family metallopeptidase, with protein sequence MKTILSSFAVVFCLTANVFAQNIPMDPSVKTGTLPNGMKYYIKKNTLPEKKVDFRLAINAGSILEDENQRGLAHFMEHMNFNGTKNFPDNKLVDFLQSIGVKFGQHLNAYTSFDETVYMLPVPLDKPGNLDAGLKVMEDWAFNATLSDEQINKERGVVLEELRLGLGPDKRMMDKYLPKLLYNSQYANRLPIGKKEVLQNFSLDVIRKFHQDWYRPDLMAIVVVGDINVDEVEKKIKDNFSSYKNPTKPRERKTFDLPNHKETLVAVETDPDATNSMVQFIMKDSEAYQPDVTVEQYNQSVLENVTTTMLNNRLRELINSNNPPFTFGSVYHGGTYARSKEAFQGFAMVKEGNQLNALKILLEEVERAKRFGFTQTELDRAKSQVISDIERTYNNRDKTESRMLVDEYVRNFLEQEPMPGIAWEYEDTKKFLPTVTLAQTNDVIKKFVKDDSRVVILTGPKKDNVTMPTEAMVLTTFEGVKMADLKPYQEKATIKGLVKPFKSEGKIAKTETDAKLGTTTWTLSNGAKVIFKKTDFKDDEIVFSAKSLGGSSLIPDAEFNKTQFAYAALSEAGVGGYSKSDLTNYLAGKQVSVNPSIGPMTEGISGRTTRKDLGTAMELIYAYFTSLNYNPDAFNAYKEKQSAMLNNLNSNPQFYFSNEHAKFINQKNPRFIGFIPMEKDWANTDYKKAYDIYKEKFTNAGNFQFYFVGNIDEAQFKNEVLQYIASLPSTGKSTMFKDTGYRPMTGDYTKIYKKGKDPKSMVTIAYSGEASYNEKEALALEALGQVVTIKVIEKLREDESGIYGGGARGGMSKVPYGTYNFSISFPCGPENAEKLTKSALVELQKLIDKGPEQKDLDKYKEGEYNDNKTNMRDNGYWMNSLTKNQLDGSDKYEILNYQEKVKALTVKDVQDVAKKYLSKGRIVATLMPEDGWENAKKEETKPVAVGAGN encoded by the coding sequence ATCATTTGCAGTAGTCTTTTGTCTGACTGCAAATGTATTTGCACAGAATATTCCAATGGATCCTTCCGTGAAAACCGGGACTCTTCCAAATGGAATGAAGTATTATATCAAGAAAAATACTCTTCCCGAAAAGAAAGTGGATTTTCGGTTAGCAATTAACGCCGGATCCATTCTTGAAGATGAAAACCAAAGAGGACTTGCCCATTTCATGGAACACATGAACTTCAATGGGACTAAAAATTTCCCGGATAACAAATTGGTAGACTTCTTACAATCTATAGGAGTGAAATTCGGACAACACCTGAACGCATATACAAGTTTTGATGAAACGGTATATATGTTACCCGTTCCCTTAGATAAACCCGGAAACTTAGATGCTGGTCTTAAAGTGATGGAAGATTGGGCTTTTAATGCCACACTATCTGATGAGCAGATCAACAAAGAGAGGGGTGTGGTTCTTGAGGAACTGAGATTAGGATTAGGACCGGACAAAAGGATGATGGATAAATATCTGCCTAAATTATTGTATAATTCTCAATATGCAAACAGACTACCAATTGGTAAAAAAGAAGTGCTTCAAAATTTCAGTCTGGATGTCATCAGAAAATTTCATCAGGATTGGTACAGACCGGATCTGATGGCGATTGTAGTAGTGGGAGATATTAACGTGGATGAAGTTGAAAAGAAGATAAAAGATAACTTTAGTTCTTATAAAAATCCAACTAAGCCAAGAGAAAGGAAAACCTTTGACTTACCAAACCATAAAGAAACTTTAGTTGCTGTTGAAACAGATCCAGATGCAACAAATTCGATGGTGCAGTTTATCATGAAAGATTCAGAAGCGTATCAACCGGATGTTACAGTTGAACAGTATAATCAAAGTGTTTTAGAGAATGTTACCACTACAATGCTTAATAACAGGCTTAGAGAATTGATCAATTCTAACAATCCTCCTTTTACATTCGGTTCAGTTTATCATGGTGGCACGTACGCCAGAAGTAAAGAAGCTTTTCAGGGGTTTGCTATGGTAAAAGAAGGAAATCAACTGAATGCACTAAAAATTCTATTAGAAGAGGTTGAAAGAGCTAAAAGATTTGGATTTACACAAACCGAATTAGACAGAGCAAAATCACAAGTTATATCGGACATTGAAAGAACATACAACAACCGGGATAAAACGGAAAGCCGCATGTTGGTAGATGAATATGTAAGAAACTTTCTGGAGCAGGAGCCCATGCCTGGAATTGCTTGGGAATATGAAGATACCAAGAAATTTTTACCTACAGTAACACTGGCTCAAACGAATGATGTTATTAAGAAGTTTGTAAAAGATGACAGCAGAGTAGTAATTCTTACAGGACCTAAAAAAGACAATGTCACAATGCCTACAGAGGCAATGGTTCTTACTACTTTTGAAGGAGTAAAAATGGCTGATCTAAAACCATATCAGGAAAAAGCAACAATTAAAGGTTTGGTAAAACCCTTCAAATCTGAAGGAAAAATTGCAAAGACTGAAACAGATGCCAAGTTAGGAACAACAACCTGGACGTTAAGCAATGGCGCGAAAGTTATTTTTAAGAAAACAGATTTCAAAGATGATGAAATCGTGTTTTCGGCAAAAAGCTTAGGTGGAAGTTCTTTAATTCCTGATGCAGAGTTTAATAAAACTCAGTTTGCTTACGCTGCATTAAGCGAAGCCGGAGTGGGTGGATATTCAAAGTCCGATCTTACAAATTATCTTGCAGGAAAACAAGTAAGTGTGAATCCTTCAATAGGGCCAATGACTGAAGGTATTTCAGGAAGAACAACCCGAAAAGATCTGGGAACGGCAATGGAGTTGATTTATGCTTATTTTACCAGTTTAAATTACAACCCGGATGCTTTCAATGCCTATAAAGAAAAACAATCCGCCATGTTGAATAACCTGAATTCTAATCCGCAGTTTTATTTTTCAAATGAGCATGCTAAATTTATCAATCAGAAAAATCCAAGATTTATAGGATTTATTCCAATGGAAAAAGATTGGGCAAATACAGATTATAAGAAAGCTTATGATATCTATAAAGAGAAATTTACCAATGCAGGGAATTTTCAGTTTTATTTTGTAGGAAACATTGACGAAGCTCAATTTAAAAATGAGGTCTTACAATATATTGCAAGTCTTCCTTCAACAGGAAAATCAACTATGTTTAAAGATACAGGATACAGACCTATGACTGGAGACTATACCAAAATTTATAAAAAAGGTAAAGACCCTAAGAGTATGGTAACCATTGCCTATAGTGGTGAAGCCTCGTATAATGAAAAAGAAGCATTAGCTTTAGAAGCATTGGGACAGGTAGTGACCATTAAAGTTATTGAAAAGCTAAGAGAAGATGAAAGTGGAATTTATGGAGGTGGTGCCAGAGGAGGCATGTCTAAAGTACCTTATGGAACTTATAATTTCAGTATCAGTTTTCCATGTGGACCGGAAAATGCTGAAAAGCTTACGAAAAGTGCTTTAGTTGAACTCCAGAAACTAATTGATAAAGGACCTGAGCAAAAAGATCTGGATAAGTATAAAGAAGGGGAATACAATGATAATAAAACCAATATGAGGGATAATGGCTATTGGATGAATTCATTAACGAAAAATCAGTTGGATGGAAGTGATAAATACGAAATCCTGAACTATCAGGAGAAAGTAAAGGCTCTGACAGTGAAAGATGTACAGGATGTTGCTAAAAAATACCTGTCAAAAGGTAGAATTGTGGCGACGCTAATGCCTGAAGACGGTTGGGAAAATGCTAAAAAAGAAGAAACTAAACCAGTAGCTGTTGGAGCTGGGAATTAA